A window of Leeia speluncae contains these coding sequences:
- a CDS encoding LutB/LldF family L-lactate oxidation iron-sulfur protein has product MSQHPVTIYPSREFKQNAREALKDGELRTSLRTAMDFLMNKRRSAFPDEDELQQLRKLGETIRQRCLAKLPSLLEQLEAQLTANGVKVHWAETTTEANQIIEELIASRQGKLVVKGKSMVSEETELNHHLEAKGITAVESDMGEYIVQMAGEKPTHIIMPAIHKTKAQIAKLFSENIPQTPYTEDVDELIQIGRNALRHLYMTADVGVSGVNFAVAETGTLCLVENEGNGRMCTTIPDMHIAITGIEKVVEKLSDVVPLYSLLTRSAIGQPITTYFNMISSPRKPGELDGPREVHLVLLDNGRSQAYADTQLRKTLQCIRCGACMNHCPVYTRIGGHAYGTTYPGPIGEIISPHLLGLENTADLPTASSLCGACGEVCPVKIPIPEMLMRLREESQRDANESVAHPLKGQGAARTTKETLAWRTWRGVMGKSRNYRLFGWTASHLRALTPVQQAGWTQNHVPMKPAPKTLHQLLKEREKH; this is encoded by the coding sequence ATGAGCCAACATCCAGTCACTATTTATCCATCTCGTGAATTTAAACAAAACGCGCGTGAAGCATTAAAAGACGGCGAATTGCGGACGAGTCTTCGTACCGCAATGGACTTCTTAATGAATAAGCGCCGTTCTGCTTTTCCAGATGAAGATGAACTTCAGCAATTACGAAAACTAGGCGAAACCATTCGCCAACGTTGTTTAGCGAAGCTACCTAGCCTGCTAGAACAACTAGAAGCGCAATTAACTGCTAATGGTGTAAAGGTTCACTGGGCAGAAACCACCACAGAAGCGAATCAGATTATTGAAGAGCTGATTGCCAGCCGCCAAGGAAAATTGGTGGTAAAAGGCAAATCGATGGTCAGTGAAGAAACCGAGCTGAATCACCATTTAGAAGCCAAAGGGATTACCGCGGTTGAAAGTGATATGGGCGAATATATCGTCCAGATGGCGGGTGAAAAACCAACGCATATTATTATGCCGGCCATTCACAAGACCAAAGCGCAAATCGCGAAACTATTTAGCGAAAATATTCCACAAACACCTTACACAGAAGATGTAGATGAACTGATTCAGATTGGTCGCAATGCGCTGCGCCATCTGTACATGACTGCAGATGTGGGTGTATCCGGTGTGAACTTTGCGGTAGCTGAAACCGGTACCCTTTGTTTGGTGGAAAACGAGGGTAATGGCCGTATGTGTACGACAATTCCGGATATGCACATCGCGATTACCGGTATCGAAAAAGTCGTCGAAAAACTGTCGGATGTCGTGCCGCTATATAGCCTACTCACCCGTTCGGCTATTGGCCAACCCATTACCACCTACTTCAACATGATCTCTTCTCCTCGTAAACCGGGAGAATTAGATGGTCCGCGCGAAGTGCATTTGGTCTTGCTAGACAATGGTCGTAGCCAGGCTTACGCAGATACCCAACTACGCAAAACCTTGCAGTGTATTCGTTGTGGCGCCTGTATGAACCATTGCCCAGTGTATACCCGCATTGGTGGGCATGCTTACGGCACGACTTACCCAGGTCCGATTGGGGAAATCATTTCTCCTCACTTATTGGGGCTTGAAAACACGGCCGACTTACCTACCGCTTCTAGCCTATGCGGCGCTTGCGGTGAGGTTTGCCCAGTCAAAATTCCTATCCCTGAAATGCTGATGCGCTTACGTGAAGAAAGCCAACGCGATGCCAACGAATCGGTTGCGCATCCACTAAAAGGCCAAGGCGCAGCAAGAACAACCAAGGAAACGCTGGCATGGCGTACTTGGCGTGGGGTAATGGGTAAATCCAGAAATTATCGCTTATTTGGCTGGACGGCTAGCCATTTACGCGCACTAACACCGGTACAACAAGCCGGTTGGACACAAAACCACGTGCCAATGAAACCGGCACCGAAGACCCTACACCAATTACTCAAAGAGCGAGAGAAACACTGA
- a CDS encoding LutC/YkgG family protein has product MNARANIFARLKAAPTTPVVEPDTAAYFEKFATKADRITLLRHWASMMRSVKTEIIWTTQAHWTDALKTQISQRQIQNFLVPNSSLGDMASAALSTQATQATDVWRFDKPIEEWKEALFNKIDASITDCLCGIAKTGTLVLWPNAAAPRSMSLVPPTHFILFDTSTLYPDFFSAMSGLNWEKGMPTNAVLVSGPSKTADIQLTLAYGAHGPKDVIVFACLPDDISPADLEDAQ; this is encoded by the coding sequence ATGAACGCGAGAGCCAATATTTTTGCCAGATTGAAAGCTGCGCCAACGACACCGGTTGTAGAACCAGATACCGCAGCTTATTTCGAAAAGTTTGCTACCAAGGCAGATCGCATTACCTTATTGCGCCATTGGGCAAGCATGATGCGCTCCGTGAAAACAGAAATTATCTGGACGACACAAGCCCACTGGACTGACGCGCTAAAAACGCAGATTAGCCAGCGCCAAATCCAAAACTTTCTTGTACCAAATTCTTCTCTTGGCGACATGGCCAGTGCAGCTCTATCAACCCAAGCAACCCAAGCAACCGATGTTTGGCGCTTTGATAAGCCAATCGAGGAATGGAAAGAAGCGCTGTTTAATAAAATTGATGCGAGTATCACCGATTGCCTTTGCGGCATCGCCAAAACGGGCACCTTGGTTTTATGGCCAAATGCAGCAGCACCTAGAAGCATGAGTCTAGTGCCGCCAACGCATTTTATTCTGTTTGATACCAGCACTCTTTACCCAGACTTTTTTAGTGCCATGAGTGGCCTAAATTGGGAAAAAGGCATGCCTACCAATGCAGTTTTGGTATCCGGCCCATCTAAAACAGCTGATATTCAGCTAACCCTAGCTTATGGTGCGCACGGTCCGAAAGATGTCATCGTCTTTGCTTGCTTGCCGGATGATATCTCTCCAGCTGACTTGGAGGATGCACAATGA
- a CDS encoding (Fe-S)-binding protein — protein MAHNTNTSNQESERPIPRDVYFFGTCLIDIFVPNAGMDAITLLEKLGINVHFPMAQSCCGQPAYTSGHPAEAREVARAQLSLFPEDWPVVVPSGSCGGMMKHHWPTLFAGDKDEAIANEIAGRIVEFSDFLLNVLDWQPKDLGEPTKIAVHTSCSARREMDVHINSWALVDRLANVERLVHDHESECCGFGGTFSVKHPDISGAMVTDKARSLKTTGADEFITADCGCLMNINGKLAKDGDATFNGRHLASFLLERTGGKA, from the coding sequence ATGGCCCACAACACCAACACCTCTAACCAAGAGAGCGAGCGCCCAATTCCAAGGGATGTGTACTTTTTTGGTACCTGTTTGATCGATATCTTTGTTCCAAACGCAGGTATGGATGCAATTACCTTGTTAGAAAAGCTTGGTATCAACGTTCATTTTCCAATGGCTCAAAGCTGTTGTGGCCAACCTGCTTACACAAGCGGACACCCTGCAGAAGCACGTGAAGTTGCCCGTGCTCAGTTATCTCTATTCCCTGAAGATTGGCCGGTAGTTGTGCCTTCTGGCTCTTGTGGCGGCATGATGAAACACCATTGGCCGACCCTATTTGCTGGTGATAAAGACGAAGCCATTGCCAATGAAATTGCTGGCCGTATTGTTGAATTCAGTGACTTTTTGCTAAATGTATTGGATTGGCAGCCAAAAGATTTGGGCGAACCAACCAAAATTGCCGTCCACACATCCTGTAGTGCCAGACGTGAAATGGATGTCCACATCAATAGCTGGGCATTAGTCGACCGTCTAGCAAATGTAGAACGCCTTGTACATGATCATGAATCCGAGTGCTGTGGGTTTGGCGGTACTTTCTCGGTAAAACACCCAGATATTTCTGGTGCGATGGTGACAGACAAAGCGCGTTCGCTAAAAACAACTGGCGCAGATGAGTTCATTACCGCTGATTGCGGCTGCTTAATGAATATCAATGGAAAATTGGCAAAAGATGGCGATGCGACTTTTAATGGTCGCCATTTAGCGAGCTTCCTCCTTGAACGTACAGGAGGCAAAGCATGA
- a CDS encoding FCD domain-containing protein codes for MSYQKINVPRLADAIMEQLEQQIIEGVLKPGARLPAERVLAEQLGVSRPSLREAIQKLSAKGLIISRQGGGNYVSDQLETAFSDPWEKLIRENEGLHDDVLEFRRAMEGVVAGMAAERATDADRKHLEDLIKQLRAAYDGEDLSAQSAADVAFHQAVAEASHNVLFAHLVSSLLHMLHRNIEDNIANLFASGSVAATLLGQHEDVWQGIKERDPVKARTAAEAHIDFVAKTMAHFRDEKERLKRAKRRLGEDA; via the coding sequence ATGTCTTACCAAAAAATTAATGTGCCAAGGCTGGCAGATGCCATCATGGAACAGCTAGAGCAGCAAATTATTGAAGGGGTGTTAAAGCCTGGCGCACGCTTGCCTGCTGAGCGGGTATTAGCTGAACAACTAGGCGTTTCTCGCCCTTCGCTTCGGGAGGCGATTCAAAAACTATCTGCCAAAGGACTAATCATTAGCCGGCAAGGCGGGGGTAACTATGTATCTGATCAGCTTGAGACGGCTTTTTCAGATCCATGGGAAAAGCTCATCCGTGAAAACGAAGGCTTACACGACGATGTTTTAGAGTTTCGGCGGGCAATGGAAGGGGTGGTAGCAGGCATGGCGGCAGAACGTGCAACAGATGCCGACCGTAAACACCTAGAAGATTTAATCAAACAACTGCGTGCTGCGTATGATGGGGAAGACCTTTCAGCCCAATCTGCAGCCGATGTGGCATTTCACCAAGCGGTAGCGGAGGCCTCCCACAATGTGTTGTTTGCTCACTTAGTTAGTAGCTTATTACACATGCTGCATCGAAATATTGAAGATAACATCGCTAATCTATTCGCTAGCGGTTCAGTTGCCGCTACCTTATTAGGTCAACATGAAGATGTATGGCAAGGCATCAAAGAAAGAGACCCAGTAAAAGCGAGAACCGCAGCAGAAGCGCATATCGATTTTGTTGCCAAAACCATGGCACACTTTCGGGACGAAAAAGAACGGCTAAAACGAGCTAAACGCCGATTAGGTGAAGATGCTTGA
- a CDS encoding XAC2610-related protein → MSHSKIKHFVSIAALIFSVYLLSIPNTALAGHILIESGTPPAALLAASLPNLAIAQKVKLRIGKHSLTSQFTYQQPPEIKGVDLNFDEWTDIWITGCTDGQCRNRVSDVWLYSPKSKTFVYHTQLSSMSNLSVSATQQLLQSGIDNAGCAGMNFYYDVYQWERGALLAIHHREQSCEETGLLYREYSIRHGMKGLIYTEHGGEDEETQQKRRFGEFKPSLQQR, encoded by the coding sequence ATGAGCCACTCAAAAATCAAACATTTTGTTTCGATAGCTGCGCTGATCTTTTCTGTGTACTTATTGAGCATCCCCAACACTGCACTAGCAGGTCATATATTGATTGAGAGCGGAACGCCCCCGGCAGCACTTTTGGCGGCCTCTCTGCCAAACTTAGCAATAGCGCAGAAAGTAAAGCTACGTATTGGCAAGCATTCACTCACTAGCCAATTTACTTATCAACAGCCTCCAGAGATAAAAGGTGTCGATCTCAATTTTGATGAGTGGACAGATATTTGGATAACAGGATGTACCGATGGGCAATGCCGAAATCGGGTTTCGGATGTTTGGCTTTACTCACCCAAGTCTAAAACCTTTGTGTACCACACCCAATTATCTTCAATGAGTAATTTATCGGTTTCAGCAACTCAGCAACTTCTGCAAAGCGGGATTGATAATGCAGGCTGTGCAGGGATGAATTTCTATTACGATGTCTATCAGTGGGAACGAGGTGCTCTCTTAGCCATTCATCACCGAGAACAATCTTGCGAAGAAACAGGGTTACTCTACAGGGAATACAGCATCCGGCACGGTATGAAAGGTTTGATCTACACAGAACATGGTGGGGAAGACGAAGAAACGCAACAGAAAAGACGCTTTGGAGAGTTTAAGCCTAGCTTACAACAACGGTAA
- a CDS encoding methyl-accepting chemotaxis protein, which produces MLQSQTMRLNAREKSWLPWFGKTGKLAMRWATYQNRYRYEWLESAFEGIAQTRVRILTEWANQQWSHLQGMAQSIALTGVPTSDWLAHRLRICKDASELFLLSAEGEVKASSYAKHVGMRDIPQKTLPYVKKGPFLFGPYLDPMTELIGKTTSEFHDAVTLLFMLPVSIGNELQFILCARVPNDVLGDLIQREGGHVFHESGDNYLFMAESIVEPAIKPGTALSRSRFEDNSFSLGDNLKDGVKTAYGTVKVNRHTEFELVFNDPATKQLHPGVRETIANGQNLFVTYPGYSDYRHIPVIGKGVTFKLPGAVDKWGLMCEADLEEVYRLRPLSYRGTRKLLAFSVVSFLAAMIATLTFHFGETGALVSCGIAMLFSTFMLHQTYLKKLSKRLSETAKVVQAVAEGGGDLSKRLEKPGQYRDEITATSQWVNSLLDNMETMIGSIMHINKEVSHANKAQMDAGKMTGERAEEVFSAMQNILRSLEDQLQEISVATTQADSMKIEIANAFATAQGQFRSLDKMSSDIRLRISGSAQTIGDLQQRTAEIDHIVLVIKEIADQTNLLALNAAIEAARAGETGRGFAVVADEVRKLAERTRQATLQISGMITGVQDQAAVAVTSMQSSMSELEVGLKLAVESAADRTDTEKMVSNMLDTIQHIAESCISHSTSIQSITGTAEAMRVALDDSEQSLEEAAVAVDKLDNLTAKFKVAI; this is translated from the coding sequence ATGCTACAAAGTCAAACAATGCGGCTAAATGCCAGAGAGAAATCATGGTTACCATGGTTCGGTAAAACCGGTAAGTTGGCGATGCGTTGGGCCACGTATCAAAATCGCTATCGGTATGAATGGTTAGAAAGTGCATTTGAAGGAATTGCACAAACTAGGGTAAGAATCCTTACCGAGTGGGCTAATCAACAATGGTCACATTTGCAAGGTATGGCGCAATCGATTGCGCTAACTGGTGTACCAACGTCAGATTGGTTAGCTCACCGTTTGCGTATTTGTAAGGACGCTTCAGAACTCTTTTTGCTATCTGCAGAGGGCGAAGTAAAGGCCAGTAGTTATGCAAAGCATGTTGGTATGCGGGATATACCGCAAAAGACGTTACCTTATGTGAAGAAAGGTCCTTTTCTATTTGGCCCTTATCTAGACCCGATGACCGAGTTGATCGGAAAAACCACTTCTGAGTTTCATGATGCCGTGACCTTGTTGTTTATGCTCCCAGTTTCTATTGGCAATGAACTTCAATTCATCCTTTGTGCGAGAGTACCAAATGATGTGTTGGGCGATCTGATTCAACGAGAAGGTGGGCATGTCTTTCATGAATCTGGCGATAACTATCTGTTTATGGCGGAATCAATCGTTGAGCCTGCAATAAAGCCTGGGACTGCCTTGTCACGCTCCCGCTTTGAAGATAACTCATTTAGCTTAGGGGATAATCTGAAGGATGGCGTTAAAACCGCCTACGGCACGGTAAAGGTAAATCGGCATACCGAGTTTGAACTAGTATTTAATGACCCTGCCACGAAGCAACTTCACCCCGGCGTCAGAGAAACTATTGCCAATGGTCAAAACCTGTTTGTTACTTATCCGGGTTATTCAGATTATCGTCACATCCCTGTGATTGGAAAAGGTGTTACGTTTAAGCTACCAGGCGCAGTCGATAAATGGGGATTAATGTGTGAGGCGGATCTTGAAGAGGTTTATCGCCTTAGACCGCTGAGTTACCGTGGCACCAGAAAATTACTGGCATTCTCCGTGGTCTCTTTTCTAGCCGCGATGATTGCGACGCTGACTTTTCATTTTGGAGAGACTGGCGCCTTGGTGAGTTGTGGCATTGCGATGTTGTTTTCAACCTTCATGCTACACCAAACCTACCTGAAAAAACTATCCAAACGCTTATCTGAAACGGCCAAAGTGGTACAAGCAGTAGCGGAAGGAGGGGGTGATCTTTCAAAACGATTAGAAAAACCCGGTCAGTACCGAGATGAAATTACTGCGACTTCCCAATGGGTAAATAGTCTTCTTGATAATATGGAAACCATGATAGGCAGCATCATGCATATTAATAAAGAAGTTAGCCATGCCAATAAAGCCCAAATGGATGCAGGAAAGATGACCGGTGAGCGCGCAGAAGAAGTATTTTCAGCCATGCAAAATATTTTGCGTTCCTTAGAAGATCAATTACAGGAAATATCTGTTGCTACCACACAAGCAGATTCAATGAAAATTGAAATTGCGAATGCATTTGCAACCGCGCAAGGGCAGTTTAGATCACTAGATAAAATGTCGAGCGATATTCGTCTTCGAATTAGCGGCTCAGCACAAACAATTGGCGATTTACAGCAACGTACCGCAGAAATTGATCATATTGTTTTAGTGATTAAAGAAATTGCTGATCAAACAAATTTATTGGCTTTAAATGCAGCTATTGAAGCCGCTAGGGCAGGGGAAACCGGCAGAGGGTTTGCTGTCGTAGCAGATGAAGTGCGTAAATTAGCAGAGCGTACTAGACAAGCTACTTTGCAAATTAGTGGAATGATTACTGGCGTGCAAGACCAAGCAGCGGTGGCGGTGACTTCTATGCAATCTAGTATGTCGGAACTTGAAGTTGGCCTAAAATTAGCCGTCGAAAGTGCTGCGGATAGAACCGATACCGAAAAAATGGTGAGCAATATGCTCGATACGATTCAGCATATTGCAGAGTCTTGTATTTCTCACTCCACTTCTATTCAAAGTATTACTGGCACAGCGGAAGCGATGCGTGTTGCTTTAGATGATTCGGAACAAAGTTTAGAAGAAGCGGCAGTTGCTGTAGACAAACTCGATAATTTAACGGCGAAATTTAAAGTCGCTATCTGA
- a CDS encoding methyl-accepting chemotaxis protein yields the protein MIKLDAINIKAKLLLLVMPFIVLIIIFATLFAFDRYQSYQQLNSAMSLVNVSENSSTLIDTLQTERGLTNGFLNGQGDLPAPLQGARGKTDAAFDSFKQLGDQLTDPAVSEDVKKLTSSISSLISMRSQINSRSAAASDVFKAYSQQIEGLIQLISGLGQISKESKLASYSVSLSNLLCVKEFAGRERGFVNGVLSKGAFDQASFAQAKSLEAQQNACLAQFKQLSSDAVVASTASLLQSPEFANVDAIRKQVYGAELGSPAAIKPAEWFSTTSARIGKLLAINQFLLQALKTDVSAALNTAKNQLIQVLVGAGGLIALVGVFAILIYRSIHQPIVKLENTILEMSQKLDLTLKADVNGKNEITSIWNALSKLIHSISQSLNTVKTHAHQLEGASSTLLNVADRSAKNSDIQSNASASMAAAVEEMSAGISMASDNIQENMKASLDMQQRVQHGWERIHSTAKAVESTAEAVGHAGNVISTLEEKSANIRHIITAIRTIADQTNLLALNAAIEAARAGEQGRGFAVVADEVRKLAERTGRETVGITTLIEEINSETAAASADMQNAKESMSLSLGLISQTLEDLDGIHDMAKNVSINSQDSASAMQEQTAASNDVAENISRIAALSEETSDVVQSAANLAKQLSHSSSELVSQVDKFKLD from the coding sequence ATGATTAAATTAGATGCAATCAATATCAAGGCAAAGCTATTGCTCTTAGTAATGCCATTTATTGTGTTGATTATTATCTTTGCTACGCTTTTTGCCTTTGATCGTTATCAGTCTTATCAGCAGTTAAACTCTGCCATGTCTCTGGTTAACGTGTCGGAAAATTCCTCCACGCTGATTGATACTTTGCAAACTGAACGTGGATTAACCAATGGTTTTCTGAATGGGCAAGGCGATTTACCTGCGCCACTTCAAGGGGCGCGTGGTAAAACAGACGCAGCCTTTGATTCATTCAAACAACTGGGTGATCAATTAACCGATCCTGCAGTGAGTGAAGATGTTAAAAAACTCACCTCCTCTATTTCTTCTCTTATTAGCATGCGCAGCCAAATTAATAGCCGTTCTGCTGCCGCGTCAGACGTGTTTAAAGCCTATAGCCAACAAATTGAAGGATTAATTCAGTTAATTTCAGGATTAGGACAGATTAGTAAAGAAAGTAAGCTTGCTAGCTACAGCGTTAGCTTGAGTAACCTACTGTGTGTGAAAGAGTTTGCCGGGCGTGAGCGTGGTTTCGTGAATGGTGTGTTGAGTAAAGGCGCCTTTGACCAAGCATCTTTTGCCCAAGCAAAATCATTAGAAGCGCAACAAAATGCATGTCTTGCACAATTTAAGCAACTATCTAGTGATGCAGTGGTTGCTAGCACTGCATCACTATTGCAATCACCTGAGTTTGCTAATGTCGATGCAATAAGAAAACAAGTTTATGGCGCAGAACTTGGTAGCCCTGCAGCCATTAAACCTGCAGAGTGGTTTTCTACTACTTCTGCTCGTATTGGCAAATTATTGGCTATTAATCAATTTCTATTGCAAGCGCTAAAAACAGATGTATCGGCCGCTTTAAATACAGCGAAAAATCAACTTATCCAAGTACTTGTGGGCGCAGGCGGGCTGATTGCCCTTGTTGGCGTATTCGCCATCCTTATATATCGCAGTATTCATCAACCGATTGTAAAGCTAGAAAACACTATTTTAGAGATGAGTCAAAAGCTAGACTTAACGCTAAAAGCCGATGTAAATGGTAAGAATGAAATAACCAGCATCTGGAATGCATTAAGTAAATTGATTCACTCTATCAGCCAATCACTGAACACAGTGAAAACACATGCACACCAGCTAGAAGGTGCATCAAGTACATTACTGAATGTGGCAGATCGTTCTGCCAAGAATAGTGATATTCAAAGCAATGCATCCGCCTCGATGGCTGCAGCGGTAGAGGAAATGTCTGCGGGTATTTCGATGGCGAGTGACAATATTCAAGAGAATATGAAAGCATCTCTAGATATGCAGCAGCGGGTTCAACATGGTTGGGAGCGAATTCACTCTACCGCCAAAGCTGTAGAGTCTACCGCCGAAGCGGTTGGACATGCAGGTAATGTGATTTCCACATTAGAAGAGAAATCAGCCAATATTCGCCACATTATTACCGCGATTCGCACCATTGCCGACCAGACAAATTTGTTAGCATTAAATGCCGCGATTGAAGCGGCGCGTGCGGGAGAGCAAGGTAGAGGTTTTGCGGTGGTGGCAGACGAAGTGCGTAAGTTGGCCGAGCGTACAGGTAGAGAAACCGTAGGTATTACTACCTTAATTGAAGAAATTAATTCGGAAACCGCGGCCGCCTCTGCAGACATGCAAAATGCCAAAGAAAGTATGAGTTTATCTTTAGGATTAATTAGCCAAACGCTAGAAGACCTAGATGGTATTCATGACATGGCAAAAAATGTGTCTATTAACAGCCAAGATTCTGCCTCTGCAATGCAAGAGCAAACAGCAGCAAGTAATGATGTGGCAGAAAACATTAGTCGAATTGCTGCACTTTCAGAGGAAACGTCTGACGTCGTGCAATCTGCGGCCAATTTGGCTAAACAGCTATCTCATTCTTCATCCGAGCTAGTTAGTCAGGTAGATAAATTTAAGCTTGATTAG
- a CDS encoding Ppx/GppA family phosphatase, with product MPSDHQLFAAIDLGSNAFRMTIGKHPANTTEKIVTLETLREPVRLAEGLQNNHLNEKALSRAWEALERFGKRINGFQQHRVKAVATNTVRIAENAAHFLKSAEDKLGFKIKVISGQEEARLVYSGVCHAMPELPEKKLVVDIGGGSTEIITGKGDMPFLIDSFPMGSGSFSPLFFPQGKISSSALQEAEWQASLILAPMVEHYRSHDWEIAIGSSGTSRALAKVLKALELNPKGKTGITHEGLLRLSLYLLNTGKIDRQIQQMLPLGRSDILPAGLAIMLAVFKTLGIEEMIPSPPGLRMGLIHHLIHDKPVHELPRRH from the coding sequence ATGCCTTCTGATCATCAACTATTTGCTGCAATTGATCTGGGTTCGAATGCGTTTAGAATGACCATTGGCAAACACCCGGCCAATACGACAGAAAAAATTGTGACACTAGAAACCTTACGAGAACCGGTGAGATTGGCTGAAGGCCTACAAAACAATCATTTAAATGAAAAAGCACTTTCACGCGCTTGGGAAGCGTTAGAAAGATTTGGTAAACGTATTAATGGATTTCAGCAGCATCGGGTAAAAGCGGTTGCCACCAATACTGTGCGCATTGCTGAAAACGCAGCCCATTTTTTAAAGTCTGCAGAAGATAAATTAGGCTTTAAAATCAAGGTAATATCTGGTCAGGAAGAAGCTAGATTGGTCTATTCGGGTGTTTGTCACGCCATGCCTGAATTACCAGAAAAAAAATTAGTCGTTGATATTGGTGGCGGTTCAACAGAAATCATCACAGGCAAGGGTGATATGCCCTTCTTGATCGATAGTTTTCCAATGGGTAGTGGCTCTTTTAGCCCTCTATTCTTCCCCCAAGGCAAGATCTCTTCATCTGCACTTCAAGAGGCAGAATGGCAAGCATCGCTCATCTTAGCGCCGATGGTAGAACATTATCGATCTCATGATTGGGAGATTGCGATCGGTTCCTCGGGCACGTCTAGGGCTTTAGCAAAGGTATTAAAAGCATTAGAGTTAAACCCGAAAGGTAAAACAGGGATTACGCACGAAGGCTTACTTCGACTATCTCTTTATTTACTAAATACAGGCAAGATTGATCGCCAAATTCAACAAATGCTTCCACTAGGAAGATCTGACATCTTACCTGCAGGCTTAGCGATTATGCTGGCTGTGTTTAAGACACTCGGCATTGAGGAGATGATCCCCTCTCCTCCTGGATTAAGAATGGGTTTAATTCATCATTTAATACATGATAAGCCGGTTCACGAATTACCAAGACGCCACTAA